A window of Marinobacter sp. es.042 genomic DNA:
GAAGGAGCCGCTGCCATGTCAGCAACATTCGATCTCAATGAACGCCCTGAGTACGATGAAGTCCTGCAGGAAATCGCGGATTATGTACTGGCCTACGAAGTAACCAGCGAAGAAGCCTGGAAGACCGCCCGCTACTGCCTGATGGACACCCTCGGCTGCGGTTTGCTTGCGCTTCGGTTTCCTGAATGCACCAAACACCTCGGTCCCATAGTCGAAGGCACAACTGTACCTCAAGGGGCCCGTGTGCCCGGCACCTCATACCGGCTGGACCCGGTGAAAGCTGCCTGGGACATCGGTTGCATCATCCGCTGGCTGGATTACAACGACACCTGGCTGGCGGCAGAGTGGGGGCATCCATCAGACAACCTGGGAGCCATATTGGCTGTGGCGGATCATCTATCCCAGAAGCGTGTATCAGAAGGCAAAGAGCCCCTCACCATGCGCGTGGTGTTGGAATCGATGATTATGGCCCATGAGATACAGGGCGTTCTTGCGCTTGAGAATTCTTTTAACCGCGTTGGGCTTGATCATGTTCTTCTGGTTAAGGTGGCATCAACAGCGGTGTCAGCGAAGTTGATGGGGGCAAACCGGGAGCAGATGCTTTCCGCACTGTCTCACGCCTGGGTCGATGGACAGGCCCTGCGAACATATCGCCACGCGCCCAACGCAGGATCACGAAAATCGTGGGCAGCTGGGGACGCAACGTCAAGGGCTGTCAGGCTGGCTGACATTGCGATGCGAGGCGAAATGGGGATACCCGGTGTTCTGACAGCGCCTCAGTGGGGCTTTTACGATGTTCTGTTTAGCAAAACCAACAAGGATCAGAAAATTAAACCTGAAGGGGAACGAGCGCTTTCAATCCCACAGGAATTCGGCTCCTATGTGATGGAGAACATACTGTTCAAGATTTCCTTCCCGGCTGAGTTTCATGCACAAACGGCTGCGGAGGCGGCAGTGACCCTTCATCCGGAAGTAAAAAACCGCCTTGATGACATCGATAAAATTGTAATCACCACCCATGAATCAGCCATCCGGATTATTTCAAAAGTTGGCAAACTCGCGAACGCCGCAGACAGGGATCACTGCCTGCAGTACATGACTGCTGTGCCACTCATCTTCGGAAGTCTGCAAGCCGAGCATTATGAGGACGACTTCCACGAGGCGAATCCGATTATTGATAGGCTTCGGAACAAAATGGAGGTGGTTGAGGATGAGCGCTATACGAGGGAATACCTCGAGCCCGAAAAACGTTCGATTGCCAATGCTATTCAAGTTTTCTTCAAGGATGGCTCCAGCAGCGAAAACGTAGCTGTGGAGTACCCCATCGGTCATCGACGGCGTCGTGAGGAAGGCATTCCGTTGCTACGGGAAAAATACAGTACTAACTTATCAACACGTTTCCCCGCGCAAAGACGTGACGCTATCCTGAAGCTATGTAATGACCAAAAAACATTGGAGAGCACCCCGGTTCAGCAATTCATGGATCTGTTCGTTATTTGAATTACTGAACCTGCTTACTGGCCACATCGGAATACTCACTGGCCAGGCCGTTGGTATCTATAACTCTGATTGAGAAGTACCAGATACCAGCGGCCAGTCCGGTTATCTCTGTGCTCGTCTCAGCTCCGTCGACCATCATGGAGTTATCAAGATTTGTGGGGGACGTTCCATAAGCTATCTCGTAACTGTCGATTTCGCTCAATGGTATGGAACTGCCATCTACTCGAGTCAATGGAGCCGTCCAGGTCAGTGTCGCTTTAGAGGTTGTGGGGGGCGGAGAAACACTTGTTTCGCCATCGTCGACAGTGGGGCTTTCTGGGGAAGCCTGAGGCTCCAGGGTCCAGGGACTCACGGAAGTCTGAAATGCTCCCAGGTTGGTCACTCCTCCGTTGTTATTGATATCGGAAGCATCGTTGCTCCAGGGTGAGAGGCCATTCCTAAGTTCCCAAGTATCGGGTATCCCATCACTGTCAGAATCCGTGGTTGCTGGCATACTTAGATCTGGAGACCTGACAACATTGCTTATTATAAGGTTGCTGCCCGTTGAATCGTCACTAATCGAGAGCTCGGCAACGGCCAACCCACCACGCTCGTAGTATTCCATTAATAAGTCGACATTTTGCTGCGGTTGTAGCGGTAAGGTTTTTGTGTAGGTAGTTGCGCCTTGGTCTAGCCAAGCCGAAATTTGCTGCTCGCCGTCAATATAAAGCCTTGCGCCATCATCAACCCGAATTCTGAAAGTGTAGTTTCTGCTGCTGCTCGAGTGGGGTGCTACAAATTGACCGTACCATCTGGCGCTGAAATTATCGTTCGATTGTCTATCTACAAATGAACCTGTACCAGCTGAATACTGAATGGCCTGGTCCTGTCGAGCCAGTAGGAAATTATCGAAGTTCCTTCCCTCAAAATACTGACCTACAAAGCCTCGCGTATAGTTCAGCTGGACGGTTTCAGCAGGGAAGGATTGAGCATCGTTCAGGTCGGTTTCTGCAATGAATTCATCAAGGTTGCTGACCCC
This region includes:
- the prpD gene encoding 2-methylcitrate dehydratase, with protein sequence MSATFDLNERPEYDEVLQEIADYVLAYEVTSEEAWKTARYCLMDTLGCGLLALRFPECTKHLGPIVEGTTVPQGARVPGTSYRLDPVKAAWDIGCIIRWLDYNDTWLAAEWGHPSDNLGAILAVADHLSQKRVSEGKEPLTMRVVLESMIMAHEIQGVLALENSFNRVGLDHVLLVKVASTAVSAKLMGANREQMLSALSHAWVDGQALRTYRHAPNAGSRKSWAAGDATSRAVRLADIAMRGEMGIPGVLTAPQWGFYDVLFSKTNKDQKIKPEGERALSIPQEFGSYVMENILFKISFPAEFHAQTAAEAAVTLHPEVKNRLDDIDKIVITTHESAIRIISKVGKLANAADRDHCLQYMTAVPLIFGSLQAEHYEDDFHEANPIIDRLRNKMEVVEDERYTREYLEPEKRSIANAIQVFFKDGSSSENVAVEYPIGHRRRREEGIPLLREKYSTNLSTRFPAQRRDAILKLCNDQKTLESTPVQQFMDLFVI
- a CDS encoding PA14 domain-containing protein, coding for MLRHKLSLACSVALITGCQSWPPQDPNRLPPTAALPSTSTLGEVQVFLWDNLSGTSVQALTSYEAFPDSPDVTQMLGELRGPTGRGDNYGSFVRGYIIAPETGLYRFFVSGDDQTEFWLSPSSDPSKKSKVAEVTGWTNVLEYSKYSSQSSGSIELNVGKRYYFEIIHKEGGGGDHFSVAWEGPSFSREIIAGQNIASYAGETSSADEGAGSEASFRLGYSVGFLDGSEGLAFNPEYPPLDGDQDGIYDNWETVHGLNPEDPDDANSDPDNDLLVAADEFLLGTMENNPDSDGDGIPDGAEYASSLDPLNPSDAQEDLDDDGVSNLDEFIAETDLNDAQSFPAETVQLNYTRGFVGQYFEGRNFDNFLLARQDQAIQYSAGTGSFVDRQSNDNFSARWYGQFVAPHSSSSRNYTFRIRVDDGARLYIDGEQQISAWLDQGATTYTKTLPLQPQQNVDLLMEYYERGGLAVAELSISDDSTGSNLIISNVVRSPDLSMPATTDSDSDGIPDTWELRNGLSPWSNDASDINNNGGVTNLGAFQTSVSPWTLEPQASPESPTVDDGETSVSPPPTTSKATLTWTAPLTRVDGSSIPLSEIDSYEIAYGTSPTNLDNSMMVDGAETSTEITGLAAGIWYFSIRVIDTNGLASEYSDVASKQVQ